A genomic stretch from Edaphobacter aggregans includes:
- a CDS encoding DUF1015 domain-containing protein, giving the protein MARIYPFRAFRYDPARVNMEDVVTQPYDKITPAMQDRYYEASPYNLIRVILGKHFPTDNEQENVYTRAADTLRDWRKQHILAEESEPALYGYSQTYTVPHTDEVRERRGFIALGHLYDYADKVVYRHEQTFPKHKSDRMSLFKATRAYCEQIYMLYSDPAFTAEKLIFGAKGPNGFDDNPADLSITDEYGVVHRVWKLTDPHLINLIVTAMADKKLIIADGHHRYETSVAYAKERSAQLKLPLNHPIDPDHQLPTGHLPTPAFPEAAMMMTFVNMDAPGITILPTHRVVHGLEGFSSPDFITRASAYFNIKELDTPDLDALNDTKGTAFLAATGDGNYLLTPKSEVIAAALSDLPVRQRQLDVVQLHRIILDKLLGLDQETITRLGNVRYIREADEAVGLVSSGEADIAFLIKPTTLDQLKDVSLSGDVMPQKSTDFYPKLLSGLAIYALD; this is encoded by the coding sequence ATGGCTCGCATCTACCCCTTCCGCGCCTTTCGTTACGATCCCGCCCGCGTCAACATGGAAGACGTCGTCACCCAGCCCTACGACAAAATCACCCCCGCCATGCAGGATCGCTACTACGAGGCCAGCCCCTACAACCTCATCCGCGTCATCCTCGGCAAGCACTTCCCCACCGACAACGAGCAGGAGAACGTTTACACACGCGCCGCCGATACCCTCCGCGACTGGCGTAAGCAGCACATCCTCGCCGAAGAGTCCGAGCCCGCCCTCTACGGCTACTCCCAAACCTACACCGTCCCCCACACCGACGAGGTCCGCGAGCGCCGTGGCTTCATCGCCCTCGGGCACCTCTACGACTACGCCGACAAGGTCGTCTACCGCCACGAGCAGACCTTCCCCAAGCACAAATCCGATCGCATGAGCCTCTTCAAGGCCACCCGCGCCTACTGCGAGCAGATCTACATGCTCTACTCCGACCCCGCCTTCACCGCCGAAAAACTCATCTTCGGCGCAAAAGGCCCCAACGGCTTCGACGACAACCCCGCCGACCTCTCCATCACCGACGAGTACGGCGTCGTCCACCGCGTCTGGAAGCTCACCGATCCCCACCTCATCAACCTCATCGTCACCGCCATGGCCGACAAGAAGCTCATCATCGCCGACGGCCACCACCGCTACGAAACCTCCGTCGCCTACGCTAAGGAGCGCAGCGCCCAGCTCAAGCTTCCCCTCAACCACCCCATCGACCCCGACCATCAGCTCCCCACCGGCCATCTCCCCACCCCGGCCTTCCCCGAAGCCGCCATGATGATGACCTTCGTCAACATGGACGCCCCCGGCATCACCATCCTCCCCACCCACCGCGTCGTCCACGGCCTCGAAGGCTTCAGCTCGCCCGACTTCATCACCCGTGCCAGCGCCTACTTCAACATCAAGGAACTCGACACCCCCGACCTCGACGCCCTCAACGACACCAAAGGCACCGCCTTCCTCGCCGCGACCGGCGACGGCAACTACCTCTTAACCCCGAAATCCGAAGTCATCGCTGCCGCCCTAAGCGACCTTCCCGTCCGCCAGCGCCAACTCGACGTAGTCCAGCTCCACCGCATCATCCTCGACAAGCTCCTCGGCCTCGACCAGGAAACGATCACCCGCCTAGGCAACGTCCGCTACATCCGCGAAGCCGATGAAGCCGTCGGCCTGGTCTCCAGCGGCGAGGCCGACATAGCCTTCCTTATCAAACCCACCACCCTCGACCAGCTCAAAGACGTCTCCCTCTCCGGCGACGTCATGCCCCAAAAATCCACCGACTTCTACCCCAAACTCCTAAGCGGCCTGGCCATCTACGCCCTCGACTAA
- a CDS encoding GerMN domain-containing protein, which produces MIPRYQRILFWSLVGGIALMAAFLLHGCQQAHKRLTSLNDATPIAAPTTASTEEVALYLANDAEATITSTRDQVALPQDPTLRARALLEHLLAQYSKPDSTHPLQPGPAIDDVFLLTNPDPTIPGQLAVINLHSAFVDNHPSGILTENLTIQSIVGTLHAALPQITQIRFLVDGQPRDTLAGHADLRASYPATDTTTKPVQPTEEATEP; this is translated from the coding sequence ATGATCCCCCGCTACCAGCGCATTCTCTTCTGGAGCCTTGTCGGCGGCATCGCTCTCATGGCGGCCTTCCTCCTCCACGGCTGCCAGCAGGCCCACAAGCGCCTCACCTCCCTCAACGACGCCACCCCCATCGCCGCCCCCACCACCGCCAGCACTGAAGAAGTCGCCCTCTACCTCGCCAACGACGCCGAAGCCACCATCACCTCCACCCGCGACCAGGTCGCACTCCCGCAAGACCCAACCCTCCGCGCCCGCGCCCTCCTCGAACACCTCCTCGCCCAATACTCCAAACCCGACTCCACCCACCCCCTCCAACCCGGCCCGGCCATCGACGACGTATTCCTCCTCACCAACCCCGATCCCACCATCCCCGGTCAGTTAGCCGTCATCAACCTCCACAGCGCATTCGTCGACAACCACCCCTCCGGCATCCTGACCGAAAACCTCACCATTCAGTCCATCGTCGGGACCCTTCACGCCGCCCTCCCGCAGATCACCCAGATCCGCTTCCTCGTCGACGGCCAGCCCCGCGACACCCTCGCCGGCCACGCCGACCTCCGCGCCTCTTACCCTGCCACTGACACCACCACCAAACCCGTCCAACCCACCGAAGAAGCCACAGAACCATAA
- a CDS encoding Do family serine endopeptidase — protein sequence MSSSTNKLVASAKRVAAPAGAATTIALAAAFLFHYNGVHAAAGAAAPLDDSAVSSLTSLDSAVEAVAARVTPAVVNVAVTSTGSGEEQASAQDQDSQEGGLPPGLSQFFGQGRGGRRAPEQQQLQHGIGSGIIISPDGYIVTNNHVVDGAVQMKVTLNDRRVLTAKLVGADKLTDLAVIKVDAKGLPSIPWGDSSQLHPGQTVLAFGSPFGYFQFSVTRGIVSATNRPNPYSDDPRKPGGYIQTDAAINPGNSGGALVNAHGELVGINTFIISNSGSFAGAGFAIPSQIVRATAESIIKTGSAQHGYLGISMNDVTPDNASFFHLPDTNGAIVAQVSPDSPASQAGLKSGDVIVSLDGQKVANGSALQVAVSGIAPGNTIALGVIRDGSTQTVNLKVGSFHKDGEVASNDDSAPKSGKLGLAVADLDKDAREQLNIPSQVKGVAIQSVRPASPAEDAGLAAGDVILEVNRKPVSSAENFVSDVHANPAGKDLLLLVWSKGNASYRVIHPDQG from the coding sequence ATGTCATCATCAACTAATAAACTAGTAGCTAGCGCGAAGCGTGTAGCCGCCCCTGCCGGAGCAGCCACCACCATCGCTCTGGCAGCAGCCTTCCTCTTCCACTACAACGGCGTTCACGCGGCTGCCGGCGCCGCTGCCCCGCTTGACGACAGCGCCGTCTCCTCTCTCACCTCACTCGACAGCGCAGTCGAAGCAGTAGCCGCCCGCGTCACCCCCGCCGTCGTCAACGTCGCCGTCACCTCCACCGGTTCGGGCGAAGAGCAAGCCTCCGCCCAGGATCAGGACTCGCAGGAGGGCGGTCTGCCTCCAGGCCTTTCGCAGTTCTTCGGCCAGGGCCGTGGCGGTCGTCGTGCCCCCGAACAGCAGCAGCTCCAGCACGGCATCGGCAGCGGCATCATCATCTCTCCTGACGGCTACATCGTCACCAACAACCACGTTGTCGACGGTGCCGTCCAGATGAAGGTCACCCTCAACGACCGTCGCGTTCTCACCGCCAAGCTCGTCGGCGCAGACAAGCTCACCGACCTCGCCGTCATCAAGGTCGATGCTAAGGGCCTGCCCAGCATCCCCTGGGGCGACTCCTCGCAGCTCCACCCCGGCCAGACCGTGCTCGCCTTCGGCAGCCCCTTCGGCTACTTCCAGTTCTCCGTCACCCGCGGTATCGTCAGCGCGACCAACCGCCCCAACCCCTACTCCGATGACCCGCGCAAGCCAGGCGGCTACATCCAGACCGATGCAGCCATCAATCCCGGCAACTCCGGCGGTGCACTGGTCAACGCTCACGGTGAGCTCGTAGGCATCAACACCTTCATCATCTCCAACAGCGGCTCCTTCGCTGGCGCCGGCTTCGCCATCCCCTCGCAGATCGTGCGTGCAACCGCCGAATCCATCATCAAGACCGGCAGCGCGCAGCACGGCTACCTCGGCATCAGCATGAACGACGTGACGCCCGACAACGCCAGCTTCTTCCACCTGCCCGACACCAACGGCGCGATCGTAGCTCAGGTCTCCCCTGACTCGCCCGCCAGCCAGGCAGGCCTCAAGAGCGGCGACGTCATCGTCTCCCTCGACGGCCAGAAGGTTGCCAACGGCAGCGCTCTGCAGGTTGCAGTCAGCGGAATCGCTCCCGGTAACACCATCGCCCTCGGCGTCATCCGCGACGGCAGCACGCAGACCGTCAACCTCAAGGTCGGCTCCTTCCACAAGGACGGCGAAGTCGCCAGCAACGACGACTCAGCCCCTAAGAGCGGCAAGCTCGGCCTCGCCGTAGCTGACCTCGACAAGGACGCACGCGAGCAGCTCAACATCCCCTCGCAGGTAAAGGGTGTCGCGATCCAGAGCGTACGTCCCGCGAGCCCCGCAGAGGATGCTGGCCTCGCCGCTGGCGACGTCATCCTCGAAGTCAATCGCAAGCCGGTCTCCTCGGCTGAGAACTTCGTCAGCGACGTCCACGCAAACCCAGCCGGAAAGGACCTGCTCCTTCTCGTCTGGTCGAAGGGTAACGCAAGCTATCGCGTCATCCACCCCGACCAGGGCTAA
- a CDS encoding DUF1801 domain-containing protein, giving the protein MKTESAEQQLDRFLDAFTPEVADVARKSLAKLRKRLPHAIELVYDNYNALACGFSPNGRASDGVFSIAVYPKYVTLFFLQGVKLPDPDGLLQGAGSAVRHIRMKDETTLDRADVKALMATAMKMAKVPFDDAVTYQLVIKSISAKQRPRRPLPVKAK; this is encoded by the coding sequence ATGAAGACAGAGAGTGCAGAGCAGCAACTCGATCGCTTTCTGGATGCATTTACACCCGAGGTTGCGGATGTCGCTCGAAAGAGTTTGGCGAAACTTCGTAAGCGTCTGCCGCACGCGATTGAACTGGTCTATGACAATTACAACGCTTTGGCATGTGGGTTTTCACCAAATGGGCGAGCATCCGATGGGGTCTTCTCTATTGCCGTGTACCCGAAGTATGTGACTTTGTTCTTCCTGCAAGGCGTGAAGCTTCCTGATCCTGATGGGTTGTTGCAGGGAGCAGGATCGGCTGTGCGGCATATTCGTATGAAAGATGAGACGACGCTGGATCGGGCCGATGTGAAAGCTCTGATGGCGACTGCGATGAAGATGGCGAAGGTTCCATTCGATGATGCCGTGACGTACCAGTTGGTGATCAAGTCGATATCGGCTAAACAAAGGCCGAGACGGCCGCTTCCGGTGAAGGCAAAGTAG
- a CDS encoding acyl-CoA dehydrogenase: MFGLTDDQEQLRKEVRAFAEREIAPHVMEWDEKSEFPHAVVKKLGEMGLLGVIFPESLGGAGMGYVEYVLAIEELSRVDGSVGIIVAAHNSLCTNHIMLAGNDEQRKRWIPKLASGEWLGAWGLTEPGSGSDAGGARTTAVKRGDKWVLNGSKTFITNGTYANCAVVMAVTDKEKGTRGGISGFVVEKGTKGFRPGKKENKLGLRASDTAELIFEECEIPEENLVGKIGDGFKDAMRVLDGGRISIAALSLGIGRGALDSARKYALERRQFGKTISEFQGIQFKFADMATELDAAWLLTMRAAKMKDAGQKVTMESAMAKLYASEAACRICDEGVQIHGGYGFIKDYPAEKFYRDVRLCPIGEGTSEIQRMVIARELLGKAPSRG; encoded by the coding sequence ATGTTTGGATTGACGGATGATCAGGAGCAGTTGCGGAAGGAAGTGCGGGCGTTTGCTGAGCGGGAGATCGCTCCGCATGTGATGGAGTGGGATGAGAAGAGCGAGTTTCCTCATGCGGTGGTGAAGAAGCTCGGAGAGATGGGTTTGCTGGGGGTGATCTTTCCGGAGTCGCTGGGTGGCGCGGGGATGGGGTATGTGGAGTATGTGCTGGCGATTGAGGAGCTGTCGCGGGTGGATGGGAGCGTGGGGATTATTGTCGCCGCACATAATTCGCTTTGCACGAATCACATTATGCTGGCGGGGAATGACGAGCAGCGGAAGCGGTGGATTCCGAAGCTGGCGAGTGGGGAGTGGCTAGGGGCGTGGGGTTTGACGGAGCCGGGGTCTGGGTCGGATGCGGGTGGGGCTCGCACGACTGCCGTGAAGCGTGGGGATAAGTGGGTGCTGAATGGTTCGAAGACGTTCATCACGAATGGGACGTATGCGAACTGTGCGGTGGTGATGGCGGTGACGGATAAAGAGAAGGGGACGCGCGGGGGGATCTCGGGGTTTGTGGTGGAGAAGGGTACTAAGGGGTTTCGGCCGGGGAAGAAGGAGAACAAGCTGGGGTTGCGGGCGAGCGATACGGCGGAACTGATCTTTGAAGAGTGCGAGATACCGGAGGAGAACCTTGTTGGAAAGATTGGCGATGGGTTCAAGGATGCTATGAGGGTGCTGGATGGTGGGAGGATTTCGATTGCGGCGCTGAGTCTGGGAATTGGGAGGGGGGCTTTGGATTCGGCGAGGAAGTACGCGCTGGAGAGGCGGCAGTTTGGGAAGACGATCAGTGAGTTTCAGGGGATTCAGTTCAAGTTTGCGGATATGGCTACCGAGCTGGATGCGGCTTGGTTGCTGACGATGCGCGCGGCGAAGATGAAGGACGCGGGGCAAAAGGTGACGATGGAGTCGGCCATGGCGAAGCTGTATGCGAGCGAGGCGGCTTGCAGAATCTGCGATGAGGGCGTGCAGATTCATGGGGGGTATGGGTTTATCAAGGACTATCCAGCGGAGAAGTTTTACCGGGATGTGCGGCTGTGTCCGATTGGCGAGGGGACGAGCGAGATTCAGCGGATGGTGATTGCGAGGGAGCTGCTGGGGAAGGCTCCTAGCAGAGGGTAG
- a CDS encoding VWA domain-containing protein — MHLRSKGFSPLVVAGLLILVSCSVSGVQQLAAQQTAPSTAQPPLTVDRDPVASPDVDPPPQPATGAPQGIGLGPISKGAGGKYTLRTDAYEVRLNASVFDGSGKSIQTLGKDAFRVYEDGVPQTIASFRHEDLPVSLGILIDSSGSMYDKRAAVEKAALDFVRLSNHDDEAFVVDFSWEAFIDQDFTSDIRKLEEGLGYIKSSGGTAIYDALVASADYLTKNAKHPKQVLLVITDGEDNASSASLEQAIRRIQDLDGPVIYSVGLLFGEDTDKRESRHAKRVLETLSEQTGGAAYFPRSLKEVDAIAAEVAQDIRTQYTIAYHSTKSPTLGGYRQVHVDAKSKDFGRLSVRTRSGYYPKVHEEGDAKGGSAALSGQGGNNSGTRP; from the coding sequence ATGCACCTTCGCAGTAAGGGATTTTCGCCGCTGGTGGTAGCGGGATTATTGATACTGGTTTCCTGCAGCGTGAGCGGGGTGCAGCAACTTGCGGCACAGCAGACTGCTCCCTCTACAGCTCAGCCACCACTTACGGTGGATCGCGATCCTGTGGCTTCGCCGGATGTCGATCCGCCGCCACAGCCTGCCACGGGCGCTCCGCAGGGAATTGGGCTGGGGCCGATTTCGAAGGGCGCAGGGGGGAAGTACACGCTGCGTACGGACGCGTACGAAGTACGGCTGAATGCTTCAGTATTTGATGGGAGCGGGAAGTCGATTCAGACGCTCGGCAAAGACGCCTTCCGTGTGTATGAGGATGGGGTTCCGCAGACGATTGCTTCGTTTCGGCATGAGGATTTGCCGGTATCGCTGGGGATATTGATCGATAGTTCAGGGTCGATGTATGACAAGCGGGCGGCGGTGGAGAAGGCTGCGCTCGACTTTGTGAGGCTTTCGAATCATGATGACGAGGCGTTTGTGGTGGACTTCTCGTGGGAGGCGTTCATCGACCAGGACTTCACGAGCGACATCCGGAAGCTTGAGGAGGGCCTGGGGTATATCAAGTCGAGCGGGGGGACGGCGATCTACGATGCGCTGGTGGCTTCTGCGGATTATCTGACGAAGAATGCGAAGCATCCGAAGCAGGTGCTGCTGGTGATCACGGATGGCGAGGACAATGCTTCGAGCGCGTCGCTGGAGCAGGCGATCCGGAGGATTCAGGATCTAGATGGGCCGGTGATCTACTCGGTAGGGTTGCTGTTTGGCGAGGATACGGATAAGCGCGAGTCGAGGCATGCGAAGAGAGTGCTGGAGACGCTGAGTGAGCAGACGGGTGGGGCGGCTTATTTTCCGCGGTCGTTGAAGGAAGTGGATGCGATTGCGGCGGAGGTGGCGCAGGATATTCGCACGCAGTACACGATTGCGTATCACTCGACGAAGTCGCCAACGCTGGGCGGGTACAGGCAGGTGCATGTGGATGCAAAGTCGAAGGACTTCGGGCGGCTTTCGGTGAGGACGCGGAGTGGGTACTATCCGAAGGTGCACGAGGAGGGGGATGCGAAGGGTGGGTCCGCTGCGCTGAGTGGGCAGGGCGGGAACAATTCGGGGACACGGCCCTGA
- a CDS encoding VWA domain-containing protein, whose protein sequence is MRRGKSRQQRWSMGTRAIRTLVMVTVCAGLWAGVGIGVGWAQENPLGEVHTQPPPPPPKTPEDSKPVIEGAENAAALATSRRDARIRVDVNLVLVPATVTDPMNRLVTGLEKENFEVYDNNVGQVIKSFSTEDAPVTIGIVFDLSGSMTSKFARARKALSEFLRTSNPLDEFFVVGFNDRPAVIVDYTSDVDDVEARMVMLKPENRTALIDAVYLAVNKLRQGKYDRKALLIVSDGGDNRSRYTEGELRRIVRESDVQIYSIGIFDQYAPTQEEQLGPLLLTDICEMTGGRLFRVMDIGDLGDIASRISAELRNEYLIGYRPSEVKRDGNWRKLKIRLVPPPGLPPLTVHNRQGYYAPSQ, encoded by the coding sequence ATGCGGAGAGGCAAAAGTAGGCAGCAACGGTGGTCGATGGGGACGCGGGCGATCCGGACGCTTGTAATGGTGACGGTCTGCGCCGGGTTGTGGGCAGGTGTTGGTATTGGCGTCGGGTGGGCGCAGGAGAACCCTCTGGGTGAGGTGCATACGCAGCCTCCACCTCCTCCACCGAAGACGCCGGAGGATTCGAAGCCGGTGATTGAGGGAGCGGAGAATGCTGCCGCGCTGGCGACTTCGCGGCGGGATGCTCGGATTCGCGTGGATGTGAACCTGGTGCTGGTGCCGGCGACGGTGACGGATCCGATGAACCGGCTGGTCACTGGGCTCGAGAAAGAAAACTTCGAGGTCTACGACAACAACGTTGGTCAGGTGATCAAGAGCTTTTCGACGGAAGATGCTCCGGTGACGATCGGGATTGTGTTTGACCTGAGCGGAAGCATGACGTCGAAGTTTGCGCGAGCGCGGAAGGCGTTGAGCGAATTTTTGAGGACATCGAATCCGCTGGATGAGTTTTTTGTGGTGGGGTTCAACGACAGGCCTGCGGTGATTGTGGACTACACCTCCGATGTAGATGATGTTGAGGCGCGGATGGTGATGCTGAAGCCGGAGAATCGGACGGCACTGATCGACGCGGTGTACCTGGCGGTGAACAAGCTGCGGCAGGGAAAGTACGACCGGAAGGCGCTGCTGATCGTCTCCGATGGCGGAGACAACCGGAGCCGGTATACGGAAGGCGAGCTGCGCCGGATTGTGCGAGAGAGCGATGTGCAGATCTACTCGATCGGGATCTTCGACCAGTATGCGCCGACGCAGGAAGAACAGCTGGGGCCGCTGCTGCTGACCGATATCTGCGAGATGACGGGAGGGCGGCTGTTCCGCGTGATGGATATCGGAGATTTGGGAGATATCGCTTCGCGAATTAGCGCGGAGCTGCGGAATGAGTACCTTATCGGGTATAGGCCGTCGGAAGTGAAGCGGGATGGGAACTGGCGTAAATTGAAGATACGGCTGGTGCCGCCACCGGGGCTTCCTCCGCTGACGGTACACAATCGCCAGGGGTACTATGCACCTTCGCAGTAA
- a CDS encoding trans-sulfuration enzyme family protein, translated as MEAKKMGFATRAIHDGQAPDPLTGAVNVPIYLTSTYQQEAIGENKGHEYARLTNPTRDALEESLCSLEGGTSAHVFGSGMAAITALCTMMKTGDHVVCSDNVYGGTARTFDKILTNYGLTFTYVDSSVAENVAAAIRPETKLVHIETPTNPMMSITDIRAVTDICKAKGVELSVDNTFLSPYLQQPIALGADIVMHSTTKFLNGHSDGLGGVLVCTKPEQAERFRFVQKCTGGILSPFESYLLLRGVKTLAVRMKQHDASGRVVAEFLKGHPAVKQVFYPGLVEHPQHELAKRQQSGFGSMISIELGSLERANAFAKRLKLGFLAESLGGVETLICHPATMTHAAVGAEGRARLGITDGLMRISVGIEDVEDIVADLDQALAG; from the coding sequence ATGGAAGCGAAGAAGATGGGGTTTGCGACGCGGGCGATTCATGATGGGCAGGCTCCGGATCCGCTGACGGGTGCGGTGAATGTGCCGATTTATTTGACGTCGACGTATCAGCAGGAGGCGATTGGGGAGAACAAGGGCCATGAGTATGCGAGGCTGACGAACCCTACTCGGGATGCGCTGGAGGAGAGCTTGTGCTCGTTGGAGGGTGGGACGAGCGCGCATGTGTTTGGTTCGGGTATGGCCGCGATTACGGCGCTGTGCACGATGATGAAGACGGGCGACCATGTAGTCTGTTCGGACAATGTGTATGGCGGGACGGCGCGGACGTTCGACAAGATTCTGACGAACTATGGGCTGACGTTCACGTATGTCGATAGCAGCGTGGCGGAGAATGTGGCTGCAGCGATTCGTCCAGAGACCAAGCTGGTGCATATCGAGACGCCGACGAATCCCATGATGTCGATTACGGATATTCGAGCGGTGACGGATATCTGTAAGGCGAAGGGCGTGGAGCTGAGTGTCGATAATACTTTCTTATCGCCCTATTTACAGCAGCCTATCGCGCTGGGTGCGGACATTGTGATGCATTCGACGACGAAGTTTTTGAATGGGCATTCGGATGGACTAGGCGGGGTGCTGGTGTGCACGAAGCCGGAGCAGGCGGAGCGGTTCCGGTTTGTGCAGAAGTGCACGGGTGGGATTCTTTCGCCGTTTGAGAGCTATCTGCTGCTGCGTGGGGTGAAGACGCTGGCGGTTCGGATGAAGCAGCATGATGCGAGCGGTCGCGTGGTTGCTGAGTTTTTGAAAGGGCATCCGGCTGTAAAGCAGGTGTTCTATCCGGGGTTGGTGGAGCATCCGCAGCACGAGTTGGCGAAGCGGCAGCAGAGTGGGTTTGGGTCGATGATCTCGATTGAGCTGGGGTCGCTGGAGCGGGCGAATGCGTTTGCGAAGCGGCTGAAGCTGGGCTTTCTGGCGGAATCGCTGGGTGGGGTGGAGACGCTGATTTGTCATCCGGCGACGATGACTCATGCGGCTGTGGGGGCGGAGGGCCGGGCGAGGTTGGGGATTACGGATGGGTTGATGCGGATCTCGGTCGGGATCGAGGATGTGGAGGATATTGTGGCCGACCTGGATCAGGCTTTGGCGGGTTAA
- a CDS encoding PLP-dependent cysteine synthase family protein, producing the protein MMRVAESVLDLVGKTPMVRLVGLEPEGGGEIWAKLEYLNPGGSVKDRAAMGIVLDAERRGVLQSGGTIVEATAGNTGVGLALIGVNRGYRVVLYVPEQFAEEKCMLMRGLGATVIRTPQAEGMAGAIRRALQCEQETPGAFAALQFENPANPDFHEETTAVEIWEQMDGRVDAWVSGVGSAGTFTGVGRFLKRMRPGVVNVAVETQGSVLQGGEPGPHRVEGIGVSFVPATFDRSVCDRVMMVMDDPAFAMVKRVAAEAGVFGGSSAGAVVCAAVDLARELGAGKRVVTVIPDSAERYLSKGLLG; encoded by the coding sequence ATGATGCGTGTTGCGGAGAGTGTTCTTGATTTAGTTGGGAAGACACCGATGGTTCGGCTGGTGGGATTAGAGCCGGAGGGCGGCGGGGAGATCTGGGCCAAGCTGGAGTATCTGAATCCGGGCGGAAGCGTGAAGGACCGCGCTGCGATGGGGATCGTTCTGGATGCTGAGCGGCGGGGTGTACTGCAGTCGGGTGGCACGATTGTAGAGGCTACGGCGGGCAATACGGGCGTGGGGCTAGCATTGATCGGCGTGAATCGCGGTTACAGGGTGGTGCTGTACGTTCCGGAGCAGTTTGCGGAAGAGAAGTGCATGCTGATGCGCGGGCTGGGTGCGACGGTGATTCGGACGCCTCAGGCCGAGGGGATGGCGGGCGCGATTCGGCGGGCGTTGCAGTGCGAGCAGGAGACTCCGGGGGCGTTTGCGGCGTTGCAGTTTGAGAATCCTGCGAATCCGGACTTCCATGAGGAGACGACTGCGGTTGAGATTTGGGAGCAGATGGATGGACGAGTGGATGCGTGGGTTTCGGGGGTTGGGTCGGCGGGGACGTTTACCGGGGTTGGGCGGTTTTTGAAGCGGATGCGGCCAGGGGTGGTGAATGTCGCGGTCGAGACGCAGGGTTCAGTGCTGCAGGGTGGAGAGCCGGGGCCGCATCGTGTGGAGGGGATTGGCGTGTCGTTTGTGCCGGCTACGTTTGACCGCAGTGTCTGCGACCGCGTCATGATGGTGATGGATGATCCGGCGTTTGCGATGGTGAAGCGGGTGGCGGCTGAGGCGGGGGTTTTTGGCGGGTCAAGTGCCGGGGCGGTAGTGTGTGCGGCGGTTGATCTGGCTCGGGAGTTAGGCGCGGGGAAGAGAGTGGTGACGGTGATTCCGGATTCGGCGGAGCGGTATTTGTCGAAAGGATTGCTGGGGTAG
- a CDS encoding N-acetylmuramoyl-L-alanine amidase, producing the protein MTPSRNPILKAATHCLLALIAITSHAQTPTLQATPAPAGPTQRDQSFYVPQLPKPAPTLYRNLIFLDPAHGGADTGASLPNNLLEKDITLALASRIKTLLTAAGFTVITSHETDTDLTTDQRAEIANHARPAVCLILHANSTGTGVHIITSALTPADDPTATPRILHWDTAQTYTLPQSLRVANQIGLAFVDAKLPVILARATVPPLNNLTCPAVAIELAPNPNGSASTPASDTTYQQQAAQAIATALTTWRTRNAPPPSTTTGAPR; encoded by the coding sequence GTGACCCCAAGCCGCAACCCAATCCTCAAGGCCGCGACCCATTGCCTCCTCGCCCTAATCGCCATAACGTCGCACGCCCAGACGCCAACACTCCAAGCCACCCCAGCACCCGCAGGCCCCACCCAAAGAGATCAATCTTTCTACGTACCGCAGCTCCCCAAACCAGCCCCCACCCTTTACCGCAACCTCATCTTCCTCGATCCCGCCCACGGAGGCGCCGACACCGGAGCCAGCCTCCCCAATAATCTCCTCGAAAAAGACATCACCCTGGCCCTCGCCTCCCGCATCAAAACCCTCCTCACCGCCGCCGGCTTCACCGTCATCACCTCCCACGAGACCGACACCGATCTCACCACCGACCAGCGTGCCGAGATCGCCAACCACGCCCGCCCCGCCGTCTGCCTGATCCTCCACGCCAACTCCACCGGCACCGGAGTCCACATCATCACCTCCGCTCTCACGCCCGCAGACGACCCCACCGCCACTCCCCGCATTCTCCACTGGGACACTGCCCAGACCTACACCCTCCCGCAAAGCCTCCGCGTCGCCAACCAGATCGGCCTGGCCTTCGTTGACGCCAAACTCCCCGTCATCCTCGCCCGAGCCACCGTCCCTCCCCTCAACAACCTCACCTGCCCCGCCGTAGCCATCGAGCTAGCCCCCAACCCCAACGGCTCAGCCTCCACTCCCGCCAGCGACACCACCTACCAGCAACAGGCAGCTCAGGCCATCGCGACCGCCCTCACCACCTGGCGAACCCGCAACGCCCCACCCCCTTCAACCACCACCGGAGCCCCCCGATGA